The genome window TGGGAGGAACCCACGGAAATGAGCTAACAGGAGTTTACCTGGTTAAGAAGTTTCAACAATTCCCAGATTTGCTGAAACGATCGACCTTTGAGACAGTTGCCTTATTAGCCAACCCCAAAGCGGTGGAGATGAATCGGCGTTATGTCGATCGAGATTTGAACCGTTGCTTTTGCCGCGCAGATTTGGCTAACCCAGACTTGACGGGTTACGAAGACACGCGCGCTAAGGAAATCTGCGCCCAACTAAGTCCTAAATACCATCATGGGGCTGATTTCATTATCGACCTCCACAGCACAACGTCCAACATGGGGCTGACAATTTTACCATCTAGCAAACATCCATTCAATTTGCAATTATTAGCCTATTTGAGCGACATCAATCCCTCAGTGCGAGCTTTTTTCCGAGAGGAGGATGGTGAGGATGCGCCAATGTTGCGATCGCTATCTGCTTTCGGTTGCACCATAGAAGTTGGGCCCATCGCCCAGGGAGTAGTCAACGCCCATCAGCTTCAGCAAACCGAAATGCTGATTCACGGCATTTTAAACTATGTCGATGCCACAAATCGGGACAATCCGCTGGCTATACCATCACATTTAACTGTATATCAGGCGATTTGCTCAGTAGACTATCCCAGAAATTCCGTAGGTGAAATACAAGCCACAATCCATCCACAAGTTCAATTCAAAGACTATGAACCATTACATCCCGGTGAACCGATGTTTCTCAACTTTACTGGAGAATCGATCGCATATCAAGGAGAATCTACAGTTTTTCCTGTATTCATTAACGAAGCCGCCTATTACGAAAAGCACATAGCGATGGTTTTGACGAAAAAACAACAGCTTCAGCTTGAAACTGTCTAAAATCCTGTCCCGTCAAATACCATAAAAAAAAGGTTTGTAGTGAGGACTTTAGTCCGCATCCATCCCAGGACTGAAGTTCCAATTATCGAATTAATCTTACCAAAGTGATTCGATCGGACACGACATAACTGCCCAATGATTCAAAATATGACTTTTATGACTTTCAAGTTATGACTTTTATGACATAAAAGTTATGACTTTATGAATTGACGGATTATCTTGCATCTGCAATAATGTTAATTAATTTAAAATTAACAACTATATTTTTGTCACAAACACAAGTAAATCTAAAATTATTAGGAGCAAATTTATGGAAAGCACAGGTATACTTGCAGGCGATCGCCAGCAGCACCTAACAGCAGCATTAACCACCTTTGGCGACGGGAGTCAACTTAATTTTTTCACGGCACCCAGTCAATTTAGTGGTAGCGTCCCCAGCAACGGCCCGGACGGCTCTCCTTTGACGGTTAGCCCGATCGCCCAACAACAAATAGCAGATTTTATAGCACCAGAAGCCAGCAACAACCTCAGTTTCTGGGCCCAGAATCAAGTCGCCAGCGGTACGCCTGCTACTCCCGAAAAACCCAATTCAGACACTCTCGCAGAGGGCACAGATCCGCTAACAGGAACCAGAACGGCCTCTCAGTTAAATTTATCATATCCAGATAACACCTTAGCAACTGCTCGAAATGTGGTAGGCGTTGAAAACGGCCGCATCAACTTAAGCGATTTTGTCGGAGTTGGCGATTCCGAAGATTTTTACAAATTTACTCTGAACACCAATAGCGATTTAAACTTGCGTCTCGACGGTTTGACAGGGGATGCTGACTTACATCTGATTCAAGATAATAACCGTAACGGTATATTTGAGTGGAGTGAAATTATTAGCAGGTCTATTAACTACGACAGCACACCAGAAAACATTAATTTATTAGGTCTAAATCCAGGGACTTACTATGTCAGAGTCTCTAGCTTCTGGAATGAGTCAACAAATTACAACCTGACTCTAGCTGCAACAAGTTCTGCTACAGGTTTTAACAACATTTACGGATACGGTTTGGTAGATGCAAATGCAGCAGTTTCCGGCTCGGTGAACAGTTTAACTTTATTCCCAGCAGTTCCAAATTTTGGTGGAAATAATTGGGGACGAGACCTTGTAAATGCGCCGGAAGTGTGGAATCAGGAAATTACAGGAAAGGGCATCGTAGTAGCTGTGGTCGATGGCGGTGTTGACTACACCCATCCCGATTTAAACGGCAATATTTGGCGGAATCCGGGTGAAATCCCCGGCAACGGCATTGACGACGATCGCAACGGATTTATTGATGATATCGGGGGTTGGGATTTTGTGTCTAATGATAACAACCCGATGGATGAGTCTATCGACGGTCACGGGACTCACGTAGCAGGTATCATCGCCGCAGAACGAAATGATTTTGGCATCACGGGAGTTGCCTACAATGCCCAGATTATGCCTGTGAGAGTATTGCCCAAATTTGATACGGGGAATTGGAATAATGTTGCTGCTGGAATTCGCTATGCTGCCAATAATGGAGCTAATATCATTAACCTCAGCTTGGGAAATAATACTGAGCCTATACCCGCGGTAGACGCCGCAATTCAGTACGCCACAGACAAAAAAGTTGTTGTTGTCATGTCAGCCGGAAATAAGAGTTCTCCTCAACCGGGCTATCCAGCTATTAATGCCGATCGCTTCGGAATAGCCGTGGGAGGAATTGACAGAAATAACAAAATGTATTCATCCTCTAACCTCGCAGGCTTCCGACCTTTGGATTACCTAGTTGCACCGGGAGTAGACATCTATTCTACAACTCCTAATAACACCTACAAAACGTTTAACGGCACGTCGATGGCAACCCCTCACGTAGCGGGTGTAGTGGCTTTAATGTTGAGTGCCAATCCAACTCTTACTCCGGCTCAAGTTGAGTACATCTTGACGACTACAGCCAACCGAAATGGGATAACAGTCTAGAAACAACAAGCAGCAATCATTCAGAAACATTAGTCGATCGCCCGCGCCACCCCGCTAATCTGTCTTGTTAGGAGTTCCGGGGGCGATCGCTCGTCAATTGACCAAATTTACAATTTTAGGGTGAGGATTTATGACTATTACTCGTGTTTCTGTAGACTCAGCAGGCCAGGGGGCGATCGGCATTTCCCAGATCCCCTCGATCTCAGCCAACGGGCGGTTTGTGGCATTTTCATCTGAGGCAGCCAACCTCGTGCCGGGAGACACTAACAATCGCAGCGATATCTTCGTGCGCGACTTGTCAACCAACACCACCACCCGCGTCTCTGTTGACTCAGCAGGCAATCAAGGAAACGACACCTCCGGCAGTCCCTCCATTTCAGCCGACGGGCGGCTTGTCGCGTTTACATCTTTTGCCCCCAACCTCGTGCCGGGAGACACTAACAATCGCAGCGACATCTTCGTGCGCGACTTGTCAACCAACACCACCACCCGCATCTCTGTAGATTCAGCGGGCAATCAAGGGAACGGCGGTGTGCTGATTGGCTTCTTCATTCCCTCAATCTCAGCCAACGGGCGGTTTGTAGCGTTTGAATCTTATGTCCCCAACCTCGTGCCGGGGGACACTAACAATCGCAGCGACATCTTCGTACGCGACTTGTTAACCAACACCACCACCCGCGTCTCTGTTTCAGCGGCAGGCAATCAGGCGATCAACCACTCCTCAAACCCTTCCATCTCAGCCGACGGGAGGTTTGTGGCATTTTCATCTGAGGCATCCAACCTCGTGCCGGGGGACACTAACAATAACGACGATATCTTTGTGCGCGACTTGTTAACCAACACCACCACCCGCGTCTCTGTTGACTCAGCAGGCAATCAGGGCAACGGCGACTGCTTCAAGCCCTCGATCTCAGCCAACGGGCGGTTTGTGGCATTTTCATCTGATGCCAGCAACCTTGTGCTGGGAGACACTAACAATACCAGCGATATATTCGTGCGCGACTTGTCAACCAACACCACCACCCGCGTCTCTGTTGACTCAGCAGGCAATCAGGGGAACGATGGCTCCAATTTCTCCTCCATATCAGCCGACGGGCGGTTTGTGGCGTTTTCATCTGAGGCATCCAACCTCGTGCCGGGAGACACTAACAATAACGAGGATATCTTCGTGCGCGATTTGTCAACCAATACCACTACCCGCGTCTCTGTAGATTCAGCAGGCAATCAGGGGAACGCTCTTTCCTACATCCCCTCCATCTCAGGCGACGGGAACAGAGTAGCATTTTCATCTGATGCCTCCAACCTCGTGCCGGGAGACACCAATAGTCGCGACATCTTCGTTGTTGACTTAACCAACACTCCAAGCAGCACGAATAACTCTCCAAACGTCATCAACGGCACGAACGGCAACGACAACCTCACAGGCACTCCGAGCAACGATACCATCAGCGGTTTGCGAGGTAACGACATTCTCAATGGGGGCGGCGGCAACGATATTCTCATCGGTGGCAAAGGTTTTGACACGCTCAACGGCGGTTTAGGCAACGATATTCTCACCGGTGGCGCGGGCAATGACACATTTGTTTTAGGTGCGGGTTTTGGAATTGATACCATCTCTGATTTCACCAAAGGTCAAGATACCGTGCAATTAATTAACGGTTTGAACTTCGGACAGCTATCAATTTCCGCAGGAACTAACGGCACATTAATTAAAGTAGCCAGCAGCGGCGAAGTTTTAGCTGCTTTGACTGGCGTTGCTCCCAACCTCCTGGGCCCTGGAGATTTCCTGTCTGTTTAGGACTGAAAATTAAATAACTTACAATCTTTATTGTTCTTGTGGGATGGGCGTCCCGCCCGTCAAGAAAGGACGGGCGGGACGCCCATCCCACAAACTTGTGTAAATTATTTAATTCGCGATCCTGAGATATCTGTTGATCGATCGCAGATCGCCCATCAAGCACAAAATGGGTCGTCAACAAAGGACGGGCGGGACGCCCATCCCACAAACTTGTGTAAATTATTTAATTCGCGATCCTGAGATATCTGTCGATCGATCGCAGATCGCCCATCAAGCACAAAATGGGTCGTCAACAAAGGACGGGCGGGACGCCCATCCCACAAACTTGTGTAAATTATTTAATTCGCGATCCTGAGATATCTGTCGATCGATCGCAGATCGCCCATCAAGCACAAAATGGGTCGTCAACAAAGGACGGGCGGGACGCCCATCCCACAAACTTGTGTAAATTATTTAATTCGCGATCCTGAGATATCTGTCGATCGATCGCCGATCGCCCATCAAGCACAAAATGGGTCGCGAGTACGAAGAGTCTTGTCGATCGACCTTTAGCCGATGGTGAGTAAAATTTTTACTGCCAACTTTTATGATGGTTTTTCTGTCTAAATTCATATGATTTATGTGCTTTTTTGAGCGATATTGCTACCGATTAGAAATGTAAATATAAATTATTTTAATTATTAGTCTTACTAATATAATAGAATGCTTGACACTAATAATTTAATTGGGTAGATTTAATTTATAGGATGTTTATTTATCAATTCACACAAATTATCTGCAATAAGTCTTGTCTGGTGCGTCAGATATTCAGATTTTAGCGAATATTTTAATTAATAATCTGACGCGCCGCGCGACTGCTTAAATTTTGCAAGCAGCCGAATTTTATTTCGCACATTCTATCTGATTTTTATCTCAAATTTAGGTGCATTTAGATGGGACAGATAATTATTAATGAATTCCGGCGGGGTACGGGAGACTTTACAGGTAACGAGTATGTAGAGTTACTGCTGACAGAAGATTTAACAGCTACCCAGCTTCAGAGCTATTTTGTTGGCGACTCAACTGCTCCAACAACAGCTAAATACTCGGCTTACAAATTTACCAATATGGCAAGTATTGCTCCTGTGTTTAAAGCAGGTACAATAATTGCGATCGGCGGTGCGCCCGCAAATCAAGAAATTGTCTACAACCCCACACCGTCGGGAACAAATAACGATTGGAACATTCGATTGAGTCCCGAGGGTGGATTTTTGAGCAAGCTGCTCCCAGTCGGAAATTTTGATGGGGATTTCGCAGCTTCTGATATTGTTTATGTTGATAATGGTAGCACTACGAGTACGGATACAGTAGATGCGATCGCCTGGAGGACAGCGGGAACCCACGGAGCCTTTGGAAATGCAGCTAAGGTACAAATTGCCGCACCAGGAAACGGGCGTAATGTCGAGTTTTCCAGTGCTATTGGCGGCATCAACAGAACTGCTAATTATGCTGTCAACAGTCCCGGTTCCGTGGGTTTACCCAACGGCGGAATTAACACTATTTATATTGATAGCCTCCGCAACCCGCAAGTCAATAGCGCTCCGACTTTGGCAAATTCTAATTTTAATACACTTCCCCCGATTAACGAAGACACAGCCAATGCAGCTAACACAGGTTTTAGTATTTTTGCGATCGCTAGCGAGTTAGGTGCCGATGCTAATGGCGATGCTTTGGGTGTTGCAGTCACCGCCGCCGACAATACTAACGGCAACTGGCAATTTTCAACTAATGGTAATACTTGGATAAATTTCGGCGCTTTGTCGGAAAGTTCAGCAACGGTACTCGGCCCGACTCGTCTTTATAATGGGTTGCTGGGTAACACTCCCAGCGCTCAAAATTGGCTGTCTTTGAACAACTTAAATCCTCTAACTCCCAGCGTTACTGCTGCGGAAATATTTAGCGGTAATGGAGCTAATTTAAACAGCACTGCTGCCAATAGCATCTATGCTGGCTATACCAAAAATTCTGCAAATACATCATTTCCTGCACTCGATCGCAATTCTGGGTTTAGCTTGTCTTTCAATCTGCAAATTATCTCGGAATCCCGCAGCAATCCAAATCAGGCTGGTTTTAGCATTGTTGCGGTTACTAGCGATCGCAAAGCAATTGAGATCGGTTTCCAGCAGCTATCTGCAATGTCTGGCAATATCTTTGCCCAAGGTGACGGCATTACTCCCAACCCGGGCGGACAAACTAACGGCTTATTTTTGGCAGCAGAAAATGCTTCTTACAACACAAATATTGCTACTAACTACACTCTGAGAGTTCGAGGTGACAATTACTTTCTTTCAGACGGTAGCGATATTATACTAACAGGGACACTGCGAGATTATTCGGCATTTAGCGGTGCGATCGATCCTTACGAAACTCCTAATTTTATATTTTTAGGTGACAACACAACTTCGGCACAAGCTAACATCAACTTGACACAAGTTTCTCTGGTAACGCCTGCGAGAGTGCGCTTTGTACCCAACCCAGACTATTACAGCATTCCCGGAAGCGAACCAAAAATTACTTTTCGGGGGTGGGATGGAAGTAATGAAGCAGGTAACGGTACTGCGGGCGTTGATGCTTCAGTTACTGGGGGAACAACGGCGTTTAGCACTAATAGTTTGACATATTCGATCGCAGTTAATCCAGTCAACGATGCACCTGCGTTTGTCAAAGGAGTCGATCGCACTTTCAGCAGCAAATCCGGCCCGCAAAGCATCCCCGGATGGGCGACGGCGATTTCTCCGGGCCCGGCTGACGAATCGGGACAAACCGTGGCATTTCAAGTAGTCGGGAATGACAATGCTGCTTTGTTTAGCGTATTACCTGCGATCGCAGGGGCGGGCACATTAAGCTTTACACCGGTGCCGGGGGCGATCGGCAGTGCTAATATAACTCTAAACCTGAGAGATAATGGCGGTACAGATAACGGCGGTATCGATACTTCCGCCAACCAAACTTTTACTATCAACCTCACGAATCCAGGCACATTTAACTTCAGCAACGCCAACTACAGCGTCAATGAAAACGGTACATTTGCCACAATTACGGTTACTCGCACCGTTAATAATGTGGCTGCTGCTGTCAGTTACAGCACAACTAACGGTACTGCTAATCCTGGTAGCGACTACAACCAGACATCGGGAATTTTGAATTTTAGTAGTGGCGAAACTGTTCAAACTTTCACCATTCCCATTGTTGATGATTTGGTAATAGAAGGCAATGAAACTGTTAATTTAGTTCTGAATAATCCCACTAACGAAGCTGATTTAGGATCGATTGATAGTGCTGTTTTGACTATTGTCGATACAACTCCGACTCCGACACCAATTCCGACGCCAATTCCGGCGCCAATTCCCACGCCTGCGGAAACTCCGACGCCAACTCCGGCGCCAACTCCGACGCCAACTCCGACGCCAATTCCCGCGCCAACTCCGACGCCAATTCCCACGCCTGCGGAAACTCCGGCGCCAATTCCGACGCCAATTCCGGCGCCAACTCCGACGCCAATTCCCACGCCTGCGGAAACTCCGACGCCAACTCCGACGCCGATTCCGGCGCCAATTCCCACGCCTGCGGAAACTCCGACGCCAATTCCCGCGCCGATTCCCACGCCAATTCCCACGCCGATTCCCACGCCGATTCCCACGCCAATTCCCACGCCAACTCCCACGCCAACTCCCACGCCAATTCCCACGCCTGCGGAAACTCCGACGCCGATTCCGACGCCAACTCCGACGCCAATTCCGACGCCAACTCCGACGCCAATTCCGACTCCAACTCCGGCGCCAATTCCGACGCCAACTCCGACGCCAATTCCCACGCCTGCGGAAACTCCGACTCCGAAGCCTGCGCCAACTCCGACGCCGAAGCCTGCGGAAATTCCGACGCCTGCGGAAACTCCAACGCCAATTCCGACGCCGACTCCGAAGCCTGCGGAAATTCCGACGCCTGCGGAAACTCCAACGCCAATTCCGACGCCAATTCCGACGCCAATTCCGGCGCTAATTTCGACTCCGAAGCCTGCGGAAATTCCGACGCCTGCGGAAACTTCAACGCCAATTCCGACGCCGACGCCAATTCCGGCGCCAATTCCAACGCCTGCGGAAATTCTGACGCCTATTTCGACTCCGAAGCCTGCGGAAATTCTGACGCCAATTCCGGCGCCAATTCCGACGCCTGCGGAAATTCCGACGCCAATTCCGGCGCCAATTCCGCCGCCTGCGGAAATTCTGACGCCAATTCCGACTCCGACTCCGACGCCTGCGGAAACTCCGACTCCGATTCCAACTCAGACTCCGACGCCTGCGGAAATTCAGAATCAGATTCCAACTCAGACTCCGACGCCTGCGGAAATTCAGAATCAGATTCCAACTCAGACTCCGACGCCTGCGGAAACTTCGACACTGACTCCAACTCTGACTCCGATTCAAATTTTGAGTCAAATTGCGATAATTCCGACGGCTGCGGAAACTCTAATTCCGACGGCTAAACCTGCGGAAACTCCGATCGCCCATCCGAATTATCCCATCGCCCCTGCGGTAATTCCTGCTGTTTCCGAAGACTGTATGTGCGATCGGCTTTCATTACCCGATCGCACTTCCATTCCCCGCCCCAATATCGCTGCAAATAGCCTCAACGCTACAGACAGCAGCGATACTCTCACTGGCGACAATATCAATGACAGCATCAACGGTTTTAACGGCAACGACTTGCTAATCGGCTTATTCGGGAGCGACAATATTTACGGTGGTTTTCCCAGCCCGGTTGCTGTCGGCGCGGATGGAGACAGCGACACGATATTTGGTAACGAAGATAGCGACTACATCGTCGGGCACGCTGGGAATGATGTTATTTATGCGGGGAAAGATGGCGATCGGGCGATCGCGGGCAAAGATGATGATGTAGTTTGGGGCGACAAAGGCAACGATACCTTGGTTGGGGATGCCGGTGGCGATCGTTTATTTGGCGGCACTTCTGATTCATCTAACGGCGATTTAACAGGCAAAGATTTGCTTTTTGGGGATAACGGCAACGACCTTTTATACGGGCAAGAAAGCGCAGATACTCTGGCTGGCGGCGAGGGCGAAGATACAATTTTAGGCGGCAAAGATAACGATCTAATTTTCGGCGGAATTGGCAACGATCTGCTGTTTGGAGATTTGGGAAGTGACATTATTTGCGGCGGCGAAGGCGACGATACAATTTTCGGAGATATTGACAATATCGCGACGGATGGTAGCAGTCAAAAAGATTATTTGTGTGGCCAAAGTGGCAACGATTTAATTTTTGGTAATGAAGATGCAGATAAATTGTGTGGCGGCGACGGTAACGATACTCTCTACGGTGGCAACGGTGAAGATATCTTAATTGGGGGAAGCGGGCGCGATTACTTTTGCTTGAATGGGGGGGAAGGTGGCGATTTCATTGCTGATTTTAGGCAAGGTGAGGATTTATTGGTTTTGAGGGGAGGGTTAGCAGAGTTAAAGGGCGATCGACTCAGCATCGTTCAAAATGGCGGTGCAACCTTCATCAAAATTGCCAACACAAATCAAATTTTAGCTACCCTCAATGGCGTACCAGCTAATCTCATCACTCAACAGGATTTTATCGTAATTGAGTTTCGTTTCTAAATTGAAGATAGGGCTTGAAACCGTTTAGAGGGTGCAAAATCGCATCTGCTGGTGCTGGGGCGCGATCGGCATTCCGACAAGCATAAGCTAAACTGAAAGCAAGCCCTGATTCACCCCAATTTAACTATGCCTCGCTGGTTCAATACCGCTGGCCCCTGCCAGGAAGACATTCATTATACGCTGTCCCCAACACTGCGCTTACCAAGCTTAGAACGATTAATTGCCCAACGCAACTATTTCGTCATCCACGCACCCCGACAAATTGGCAAAACCACTGCCATGTTAGCATTAGCAAAACAACTCACCGATAGCGGACAATACACCGCCGTTATGGTGTCAGTGGAAGTAGGCGCACCTTTCAGTCAAGACATTGCTGGCGCTGAAAATGCCATTCTCGGCGCTTGGCGAGATAATATTGCTTTTCGCCTTCCGAAGGAACTTCAACCTCCTGATTGGACAGGCATCGAGTCAGGACAAAAAATTCGGGCAGCTTTACAGCTTTGGGCACAGGCATCCCCCCGTCCTTTAGTTATTTTGATTGATGAAATTGATGCCTTACAAGACCAGGCTTTGATTTCTATTTTACGCCAATTACGCGATGGTTATCCCAATCGTCCAACAGCTTTTCCTCAATCAGTTGGTTTAATCGGTTTGCGAGATGTGAGAGATTATAAAGTGGCGGCTGGTGGCAGTGACAGGCTGAATACTTCTAGTCCATTTAATATTAAAGTTCGTTCCATCACTATGCGGAATTTTAACGCTGATGAAGTGGTCGAACTCTACAATCAACATACTGAAGATACCGGACAAGTTTTTACAACTGAAGCCTCAGCTTTAGCTTTTGAACTGACTCAGGGACAACCTTGGTTAGTCAATGCGTTAGCTAAAGAAATCGTAGAAGAATTAGTGACTGATGAATCTATATCCATTACAGCCGAACATATTTTAACAGCTAAAGAAATTATTATTAAACGTCAAGATACACATTTAGATAGTTTAGCAGAACGACTCAAAGAAAAGCGAGTTCAAGCCATTATCGAACCAATTTTAGCGGGTTTAGAACTGGGAAATGTACCCAATGATGATATTCAATTTCTGATCGATTTGGGTTTGTGTAAAATGGATCCTCAGGGCGGATTGACTATTGCTAATCCGATTTATCGCGAAGTTTTGCCGCGGGTGCTAACGGTAACGCCAATGGCTTCATTGCCGCAAATTGCACCGAGTTGGTTGACGGCTGAAGGGAAATTAGATACTGAGGCTTTACTGAGAACATTTTTGGACTTCTGGCTGCAACATGGCGAACCCTTGCTCAAGAGTGCCTCCTATCCCGAAATTGCGCCACATTTAGTGCTGATGGCGTTTCTCCATCGGGTGATTAATGGTGGGGGAACTCTAGAGAGGGAATATGCTATTGGGCGCGATCGTATGGATCTGTGTTTGCGCTATGGTGATGTCACATTGGGAATTGAACTCAAGGTGTGGCGCAATCGGAAAGTTGACCCTTTGAGTAAAGGATTGTCACAATTGGATGGGTATTTAGCAAGATTGGGACAAGATAAAGGTTGGTTGGTCATCTTTGATAAAAGAGACAATGCGCTGGAAATAGAAGAAAGACTCAAAACTGAAATTCATCCTAGCCCGTTGGGGCGAGAGATTACAGTTATTCGGGCGTAAGGATTCTTTATGCAAGTTTGAAAGAGCTATAAAATGTTAAAAAATATTTGCGGTAACAGGAATTTTACTCGGATTTTTAAGCGTTATGCTGGGCAGTTTATAGTATTCAGTCTGTCTTTAATTTTAATTCTTGGCAGTGGCAGATTGCTGGAGGCTGTCGGACAGAAAACACCAACAGCAAACTACAAAACTTTTACCGAGTGGTGTGCAAATAAAGCTAAATTAAACTCAGAGACTAGACGTACTGTTGATGCTTTGCTGAAGAAATCTGGAACCAATCAGTGCGAATCAGCTAACCAAAAGCTTTTAAGTCTCGATGAACCATTTCTCAGCATCAATGAAATATCAGACATTAGACCCCTGCAATCCCTGACTAATTTAACGAAACTATCCCTCGGCAATAAAATATCAGACATTACACCACTGAAATTCCTGATTAATCTAACTTTCCTCAACCTCAATGACAATAATATATCAGATATTACCCCGCTGAAATCTCTAACTAACTTAACTGAACTATACGTTAGTATCAATAAAATATCAGATATTACACCCCTGCAATCTCTGACCAAGCTAAGCACACTCGTAATCAGAGAAAATAAAATATCAGATATTACATCCCTGGCATCTCTGGTCAACCTAAATCAAACAAATCTCGGAGACAATAAAATATCAGACATTACACCGATAAAATCTCTGACTAATCTAACTACACTCGAACTCCACAATAATAAAACATCAGATATTACACCCCTGGCATCTCTGATCAACCTAACTAGCCTCAGTCTAGACCGAAATAACATATCAGAAATTACACCCCTAAAATCTTTGACTAATCTAACGAACCTCAGTCTCGTCTTCAATAAAATATCAGATATTACACCGCTGCAATCTCTAACCAACCTAACTATACTCAACCTCAGCGACAATCAAATATCAGACATTACGCCACTGAAATCTCTGATTAAAATACTTTACATCCACCTCACTAATAATCCGATCGCAAATAAAACCTGTCCCCTCAAACCAGAGTCTATCTGTCAGTTTTCCTAATTTTAACAAAATTGGCAAAACACTAACACATCCAAATACCACCACCAGCGTTGAGGAGAAATAGCTTGAGCTTTTCTGATGTCAGCTAAATTGACAAAGCGCGACAACTCACGATAAAAATCGTTTACCTTTTCAATTAATTGCCGATCGCCCTTGGTGAGTAATGTCTTTTCGGATTCACTCAAGTCAGATTCTATTTCTGCGAGGCGATCGCGAATTTGAAGGATTTCTAAGTGTTCTGCACCGCTGACATCAGGAAACTCAACACTAACGCAATACTTGTTTAACACAGAATTGATATGCAAACTGATTTATCCAATAGGTTCGTAGTGAGGACTTTAGTCCTTCTTCGCTTAACTCAAGAACGGACTGAAGTCCGCACTACGAACCAACTAGCAGGTTCGTAGTGAGGACTTTAGTCCTTCTTAGCTTAACTCAAGAACGGACTGAAGTCCGCACTACGAACAGGTTAGTAGTGAGGACTTTAGTCCTTCTTCGCTTAACTCAAGAACGGACTGAAGTCCGCACTACGAACAGGTTAGTAGTGAGGACTTTAGTCCTTCNNNNNNNNNNCAAGAACGGACTGAAGTCCGCACTACGAACAGGTTA of Microcoleus sp. bin38.metabat.b11b12b14.051 contains these proteins:
- a CDS encoding leucine-rich repeat domain-containing protein, translated to MLKNICGNRNFTRIFKRYAGQFIVFSLSLILILGSGRLLEAVGQKTPTANYKTFTEWCANKAKLNSETRRTVDALLKKSGTNQCESANQKLLSLDEPFLSINEISDIRPLQSLTNLTKLSLGNKISDITPLKFLINLTFLNLNDNNISDITPLKSLTNLTELYVSINKISDITPLQSLTKLSTLVIRENKISDITSLASLVNLNQTNLGDNKISDITPIKSLTNLTTLELHNNKTSDITPLASLINLTSLSLDRNNISEITPLKSLTNLTNLSLVFNKISDITPLQSLTNLTILNLSDNQISDITPLKSLIKILYIHLTNNPIANKTCPLKPESICQFS